One part of the Eucalyptus grandis isolate ANBG69807.140 chromosome 10, ASM1654582v1, whole genome shotgun sequence genome encodes these proteins:
- the LOC120289003 gene encoding uncharacterized protein LOC120289003, with protein MASADEEASSVPRRRLSCTTCFNSLWFCYSPVHQMQQYYRLGVLDNCSGKWSALVDCLALKTKRASDVQEILETREKAKHHIWTFRTPEEASSHWKEFFAHLDEPE; from the exons ATGGCGTCGGCGGACGAAGAAGCCTCCTCCGTCCCCCGGCGGCGCCTGTCGTGCACCACCTGCTTCAACTCCCTTTGGTTCTGCTACT CTCCGGTCCATCAGATGCAGCAGTACTACCGGCTGGGGGTTCTCGACAACTGCTCCGGGAAATGGAGCGCCCTCGTCGATTGCTTGGCTCTCAAGACCAAGCGAGCGTCCGACGTTCAG GAAATCTTGGAAACCCGCGAGAAAGCCAAGCATCATATCTGGACTTTCCGGACGCCTGAGGAAGCTTCGTCTCATTGGAAAGAGTTTTTTGCACATCTGGATGAGCCGGAATGA
- the LOC120289160 gene encoding DNA repair protein RAD5A-like encodes ENLKSSGSKSIVFSQWTAFLDLLQIPLSRNKIPFVRLDGSLSQQQRENVIKRFSEDNDILVLLMSLKAGGVGVNLIAASNAFCHAFVADDNFKSMVERCFWEIFRIKIALFG; translated from the exons GAGAACCTCAAGTCTTCAGGCTCAAAGAGCATTGTCTTCAGCCAATGGACTGCCTTTTTGGACCTTTTGCAGATTCCTCTTTCTCG AAATAAGATTCCATTTGTTCGTCTGGATGGGTCTCTCAGTCAGCAACAGCGTGAAAATGTGATTAAACGGTTTTCAGAAGACAATGATATTCTG GTCTTACTGATGTCACTGAAGGCTGGTGGGGTGGGAGTGAATTTGATAGCTGCTTCCAATGCTTTTTGTCATG CTTTTGTTGCTGATGATAACTTCAAGAGTATGGTGGAAAGATGCTTTTGGGAAATATTTAGGATCAAAATTGCCTTGTTTGGATAA